A window of Psychroflexus sp. ALD_RP9 contains these coding sequences:
- a CDS encoding type IX secretion system membrane protein PorP/SprF — translation MKKFYILTACISFLLISHHSKAQQDPQYTQYMYNMNVVNPAYAGSKENLSLGLLFRDQWSGIEGAPQTFTFAAHTPLNNGLGIGLSGIQDQIGPVEETNIYTDISYTINLDAKHKLAFGIKAGATFQDIGFIDLAQENDSAFTPNVSESFVNLGAGLFLYSDNYYVGLSVPNFLSETYLDKNGRGFGTQEQHYFLTAGYVFQLTDYLKFKPSTLIKSEFSSFVSFDANANFLFYDRFEIGASYRYEDAVSGLMSVRATDWLQLGFAYDSSTNDLNEPSYEAFVIFDIFFKKKTFISPRYF, via the coding sequence ATGAAAAAGTTTTATATACTAACAGCTTGCATCTCATTTTTGCTGATTAGTCATCATTCAAAGGCTCAACAAGATCCACAATACACGCAATACATGTACAACATGAATGTGGTGAATCCTGCTTATGCAGGCTCTAAAGAAAATTTGTCTTTAGGTTTATTATTTAGAGATCAATGGTCAGGAATAGAAGGTGCTCCCCAAACCTTTACATTTGCAGCTCACACACCATTAAATAATGGCTTAGGTATTGGTTTGTCAGGAATTCAAGACCAGATTGGGCCGGTTGAAGAAACAAATATTTATACAGATATCTCTTATACCATCAATTTAGATGCGAAACACAAATTAGCTTTTGGTATAAAAGCAGGTGCAACTTTTCAAGATATCGGTTTTATTGATTTAGCACAAGAAAACGACTCTGCCTTTACACCAAACGTTTCTGAGTCCTTTGTAAATTTAGGGGCAGGATTATTTTTGTACTCTGACAACTACTATGTTGGTTTGTCTGTTCCAAATTTTTTAAGTGAAACTTATCTTGATAAAAACGGTAGAGGTTTTGGAACTCAAGAACAGCATTATTTTTTAACCGCTGGTTATGTATTCCAACTGACAGACTACTTGAAGTTTAAGCCTTCAACTTTAATCAAATCTGAGTTTAGTTCATTTGTATCTTTTGATGCAAATGCCAACTTCTTATTTTATGACAGATTTGAAATAGGTGCTTCATACCGTTATGAAGACGCTGTAAGTGGTTTGATGAGTGTTCGTGCAACTGATTGGCTTCAGCTAGGATTCGCTTATGATAGTTCTACAAACGACTTAAACGAACCATCATATGAAGCTTTTGTTATTTTTGATATTTTCTTCAAGAAAAAAACATTCATTTCTCCACGTTATTTCTAA
- a CDS encoding gliding motility-associated C-terminal domain-containing protein: MKKILLLTLVFCIPYFGFSQIGIFENFNQGQPAGWVGNASAAPFLFNNDSACEGLSANAAFTGFFSFSAQLTSVNIQGQSNGTDFTLNFDYKVVDAADGSAFPSGWGTAEVQYSTDNGANWTTFGTIDDINYTSSEDCVAAPTFTVAAADLPAGDDFKLRFVVSRNVQGFRFVLDNINGTQVLNAPPNCDVNLTTPTDGATDVNIATPLEWTPATGLPSGYLVSVGTTPGGTDILDNEDVGSSTQINNVLPGALDQYDATFYVTIIPYNSVGQATGCQEFSFTTETNPHEIVDCSVGSINNSFCYTNGGITEFSYTSNDGTPLNLIINEGQVEDFFDEFIVLDSDGTTVLNPGEEYGPNGDGILDGMFFQSSGSVIYIQVDADGSVDCQSQGYTPIDYTVACATCVFQDVSYNVVDDCANDQFFVDVVIDDLGTATSITIEDDQGNSVSGVSANGQTEQFGPYPIGTGVSFTTINEDDANCTISSGVIRDNCPPPNNTCDTASVAVINPNNFCETLNFGTLEQSSGSSVPVSCAGPAAQDVWFEFTATATTITSTIITDGFGGPSQAIYADDCGNLTELYCSEEFDNFGDSDAIVAQDLIIGETYKIRVFSDTQSDAEFELCLTTPQFGEDNSTCDVSAPFCAPFDDQGNPQPLIFPNGYFYLTESVAETGPDYGCLGSEPNPAWFFMQVQETGDLGFTITQNTAYNENGEPIGQGLDVDFIAYGPFTEAESNCGDLTAANTVDCSYSAAAIEEFTIPNAQAGEYYAVVITNFNQQPGYISLGQTNFGEPDAGSTNCDLVFENTIRACAGEEVTMISEFDPADIAAYQWYVFDEALDDYVAINEQDAFNEDYTTDISGQYFVQTFETGTFLEEREFFTVVIEEEPEITVPQDLVVCEGQTITLDASPVNNDSFGSVDHQWFLDGNEITDATNPTYSVTQGGEYSVIVTTSNGSATGEPQVCETEFIFPVQGGAFEVDLGQDQVLCDANPQTITANIIDGDAANATYAWSTGEDTASIEVSTTGSYEVTVTIDGCSVTNSVDYTFNVSPEIELGDETLISCDLASETLDATASNYTDAEVTYEWTLDGATINGATTSTLTPTDYGTYEVTVTPNGTNCSSTDSVTIEERDDILVEVVPSDSIDTVLNYCEDGTGTPDIPVYEIVLETSLTNASADEVEYTWYKNDVQLPETTSSITVVYDEQGVFNDEYYCVINIDNCTATSNLLATDIEIAPYENAGCKITQGLSPDETPGENDVLDLAFLNDRSGIESVEIFDRNGRSVFFLKDYVNEFNGQSDEGDKLINGTYFYVIKLRNEDPVFGRQKTGWIYIKRN, from the coding sequence ATGAAAAAAATTTTACTATTAACATTAGTTTTTTGTATACCTTATTTTGGCTTTAGTCAAATTGGTATTTTCGAAAACTTCAATCAAGGACAGCCCGCAGGTTGGGTTGGTAATGCATCAGCTGCGCCATTTCTTTTTAACAATGATTCGGCTTGTGAAGGACTAAGTGCTAATGCTGCATTTACAGGATTCTTTTCCTTTTCAGCACAGTTAACTTCAGTTAATATCCAAGGTCAATCTAATGGGACCGATTTTACTTTAAATTTTGATTATAAAGTGGTCGATGCTGCTGATGGTTCTGCATTTCCATCAGGTTGGGGAACAGCTGAAGTTCAATACTCTACTGATAATGGTGCAAACTGGACAACTTTTGGAACAATCGATGACATCAATTATACTTCTAGTGAAGATTGTGTTGCGGCACCGACTTTTACAGTAGCAGCAGCAGATTTACCAGCCGGTGATGATTTTAAACTACGTTTTGTAGTTAGCAGAAACGTTCAAGGCTTTAGATTTGTGTTAGACAATATTAACGGTACGCAAGTATTAAACGCACCACCTAACTGTGATGTGAATTTAACAACACCTACAGACGGTGCAACTGATGTTAATATTGCAACACCGTTAGAATGGACTCCTGCTACAGGTTTACCAAGTGGTTATTTAGTTAGTGTTGGAACAACACCTGGAGGTACAGATATTTTAGATAACGAAGATGTAGGTTCTTCTACACAAATCAATAATGTGTTGCCTGGCGCTTTAGATCAGTATGATGCTACATTTTATGTGACAATAATACCTTATAATAGTGTTGGTCAAGCAACAGGTTGTCAAGAATTTAGCTTTACAACAGAGACTAATCCGCACGAAATAGTTGATTGTAGTGTAGGATCAATAAATAATTCATTTTGTTACACGAATGGTGGTATTACTGAATTTTCCTACACTAGTAATGATGGAACACCTTTAAATTTAATTATTAATGAAGGTCAAGTTGAAGATTTCTTTGACGAGTTTATCGTATTAGATTCTGATGGAACAACGGTTTTAAACCCTGGCGAAGAATATGGGCCAAATGGTGATGGTATTTTAGATGGTATGTTTTTTCAATCCTCAGGAAGTGTGATTTACATTCAAGTTGATGCTGATGGTAGTGTCGATTGTCAGTCACAAGGATACACACCTATAGATTATACAGTGGCTTGTGCAACTTGTGTTTTTCAAGACGTGTCTTATAATGTAGTAGATGATTGTGCTAACGATCAGTTTTTTGTTGATGTTGTGATAGATGATTTAGGTACTGCCACTTCAATCACTATTGAAGATGATCAAGGGAACTCAGTTTCAGGCGTTTCAGCTAATGGTCAAACAGAACAGTTTGGACCTTATCCTATTGGAACAGGTGTTAGTTTTACAACGATTAATGAAGATGATGCTAATTGTACCATTTCAAGTGGTGTGATTAGAGATAATTGTCCGCCGCCTAACAACACATGTGATACTGCTTCTGTTGCAGTAATCAATCCAAATAACTTTTGTGAAACCTTAAATTTTGGAACTTTAGAACAATCTAGTGGTAGTTCAGTTCCTGTATCTTGCGCAGGCCCTGCTGCTCAAGACGTTTGGTTTGAATTTACGGCAACTGCCACAACAATTACTTCTACTATTATTACAGATGGTTTTGGTGGTCCGTCTCAAGCTATTTATGCAGACGATTGTGGTAACTTAACTGAGTTATATTGTAGTGAAGAATTTGATAATTTTGGTGATAGTGATGCTATTGTAGCTCAGGACTTAATTATAGGTGAGACTTACAAAATTCGTGTTTTTTCAGACACACAATCTGATGCTGAATTTGAACTATGTTTAACTACACCGCAATTTGGAGAAGATAATTCTACTTGTGATGTGTCAGCGCCATTTTGTGCCCCTTTTGATGATCAAGGTAACCCACAGCCACTTATTTTTCCTAACGGTTACTTTTATTTAACAGAATCTGTTGCTGAAACGGGTCCAGATTACGGATGCTTAGGTTCAGAGCCTAATCCAGCTTGGTTTTTTATGCAAGTTCAAGAAACTGGAGACTTAGGGTTTACTATTACTCAGAATACGGCATACAATGAAAATGGTGAGCCTATTGGGCAAGGTTTGGATGTTGATTTTATTGCTTATGGTCCATTTACTGAAGCAGAAAGTAATTGTGGAGATTTAACAGCTGCTAATACAGTTGATTGTAGTTATTCAGCTGCCGCAATAGAAGAGTTTACGATCCCAAATGCTCAGGCTGGTGAATATTATGCGGTTGTGATTACTAATTTTAATCAACAGCCAGGTTATATTAGCTTAGGCCAAACTAACTTTGGTGAACCAGATGCTGGCTCAACTAACTGTGATTTAGTGTTTGAAAATACCATCAGAGCCTGTGCAGGTGAAGAAGTGACTATGATTTCTGAATTTGATCCTGCTGATATAGCTGCTTATCAGTGGTATGTATTTGATGAAGCATTAGATGACTATGTAGCCATAAATGAACAAGATGCATTTAATGAAGATTATACAACAGATATTTCAGGACAATATTTTGTTCAAACTTTTGAAACAGGAACATTTTTAGAAGAGCGTGAATTCTTTACTGTTGTTATAGAAGAAGAGCCAGAAATAACTGTACCGCAAGATCTTGTGGTTTGCGAAGGACAAACAATTACATTAGACGCTAGTCCAGTAAATAACGATAGTTTTGGTTCAGTTGATCATCAATGGTTTTTAGATGGTAATGAAATAACCGACGCAACCAATCCTACCTATAGCGTCACTCAAGGTGGTGAATACTCGGTTATTGTAACAACCTCTAATGGCTCAGCTACAGGAGAACCTCAAGTTTGTGAAACTGAATTTATATTCCCAGTTCAAGGTGGTGCTTTTGAAGTTGACTTAGGTCAGGACCAAGTACTTTGTGATGCAAACCCTCAAACTATTACAGCAAACATAATTGATGGAGATGCCGCAAATGCAACATATGCATGGTCAACTGGTGAAGATACAGCTTCTATTGAAGTTAGTACCACAGGATCCTATGAAGTCACTGTGACCATAGATGGCTGTTCTGTAACTAATTCTGTAGATTACACATTTAATGTATCTCCTGAAATTGAACTTGGAGATGAGACACTTATTTCGTGTGATTTAGCTTCAGAAACTCTTGATGCTACTGCTTCAAATTATACTGATGCAGAAGTGACTTATGAGTGGACATTAGATGGTGCAACAATTAATGGTGCAACTACTTCAACCCTAACACCAACAGATTATGGTACATATGAAGTCACTGTTACACCAAATGGTACAAACTGCTCATCAACTGATAGTGTTACTATTGAAGAGCGTGATGATATTTTAGTTGAAGTAGTACCTTCTGATTCTATAGATACTGTTCTAAATTATTGTGAAGACGGTACTGGAACTCCAGATATTCCTGTTTATGAAATTGTGCTTGAAACAAGTTTAACAAATGCCTCAGCTGATGAGGTTGAGTATACTTGGTATAAAAATGATGTTCAACTTCCTGAGACTACATCAAGTATAACTGTAGTCTATGACGAGCAAGGTGTTTTTAATGATGAATATTATTGTGTAATTAACATTGACAATTGTACAGCTACAAGCAATTTGTTAGCTACAGATATTGAAATTGCACCTTATGAAAATGCAGGATGTAAAATCACTCAAGGCTTATCTCCAGATGAAACTCCAGGTGAAAATGATGTTTTGGATTTAGCTTTCTTAAATGATAGATCAGGAATTGAAAGCGTTGAAATCTTTGATAGAAATGGACGTTCTGTGTTTTTCTTGAAAGATTACGTCAACGAGTTTAACGGGCAATCTGACGAAGGCGACAAACTAATTAATGGAACTTACTTCTATGTTATAAAGCTAAGAAATGAAGATCCTGTATTTGGTCGCCAAAAAACAGGTTGGATATACATTAAACGAAACTAA